A single genomic interval of Rosistilla ulvae harbors:
- a CDS encoding alkaline phosphatase family protein codes for MTKTKTLLLLLIASLIITCSPRPANAADRRTENVVLISIDGLRWQDLFSGADARLMNRDDGGVRELDPLRQRFDASTPEARRARLMPFFWSVIAKQGQVYGDVNAGSVVRVTNGRYFSYPGYSELLCGFGDETIDSNAKRPNKNVSVLEWLNGKPAYRDRIAAFGSWDVFPFILNQQRSEIYVNAGWQDLDVIGNERELAQWNLLSNSLPRYWSSVRYDAFTARGALEYLKVKQPRVLYVALGETDDWAHDGRYDQYLDAALRSDRAIEQLWNTCQKIDQYRDKTTFIITTDHGRGDDRVGWKSHGASIPGSEFIWIAVLGPDTPPLSKPSTAELTQAQVAATVAAALGEDFTTSDNRIAKPLTKAFDVSP; via the coding sequence ATGACCAAAACGAAAACCCTCTTGCTGCTGCTGATCGCCAGCCTCATCATCACCTGTTCCCCACGTCCGGCCAACGCGGCTGATCGACGTACCGAAAACGTGGTCCTGATTTCGATCGATGGGCTGCGTTGGCAGGATCTCTTTTCCGGAGCCGACGCGCGATTGATGAACCGCGACGACGGCGGCGTCCGCGAACTCGATCCGCTTCGCCAGCGGTTTGACGCCAGTACGCCCGAAGCGCGTCGCGCTCGCTTGATGCCCTTCTTCTGGAGCGTGATTGCCAAGCAGGGGCAGGTCTACGGCGACGTCAACGCGGGAAGCGTCGTCCGCGTCACCAACGGTCGCTACTTTTCATATCCCGGATACAGCGAACTGTTGTGTGGTTTTGGCGACGAGACGATCGATTCGAATGCCAAGCGGCCGAACAAAAACGTCAGCGTTCTCGAGTGGCTCAACGGCAAGCCCGCGTATCGCGATCGCATCGCCGCGTTTGGTTCTTGGGATGTCTTTCCCTTCATCTTGAACCAGCAACGCAGCGAGATCTATGTCAATGCCGGCTGGCAGGACTTGGATGTCATTGGCAACGAAAGGGAACTGGCTCAGTGGAACCTGTTGTCGAACAGTCTGCCTCGCTATTGGAGCAGCGTGCGATACGATGCTTTCACCGCACGGGGCGCGTTGGAATACTTGAAAGTCAAACAGCCGCGAGTGCTCTACGTCGCCTTGGGCGAAACCGACGACTGGGCTCACGATGGTCGGTACGATCAATATCTCGACGCTGCGTTGCGATCGGATCGGGCGATCGAACAACTGTGGAACACGTGCCAGAAGATCGACCAATACCGCGACAAGACGACCTTCATCATAACCACCGATCATGGCCGCGGCGACGATCGCGTCGGTTGGAAGAGCCACGGGGCGTCGATCCCCGGATCGGAATTCATCTGGATCGCCGTGTTGGGCCCCGATACGCCGCCGTTGTCGAAACCATCGACCGCGGAGTTGACGCAGGCGCAAGTTGCGGCGACCGTTGCCGCGGCGTTGGGCGAAGATTTTACCACCAGCGACAACCGAATCGCCAAGCCATTGACCAAGGCGTTTGACGTCTCTCCGTAG